A section of the Bradyrhizobium oligotrophicum S58 genome encodes:
- a CDS encoding DUF5330 domain-containing protein, translated as MFFLLRMAFWLGLVLVLLPREKSPDTDKLPQINAHEAVQAATAAVSDMSQFCKRQPQACEVGGQAATVIGHRAQEGARKIYQIITDKPETAEKPTAADKFIGPVKPASLNRRANDQTGSIDPPAVEEVPASDAPADTLSADDLAAEWHLPTTP; from the coding sequence ATGTTCTTTCTGCTTCGGATGGCATTCTGGCTCGGGCTCGTGCTGGTGCTGCTGCCGCGCGAGAAGAGCCCGGACACCGACAAGCTGCCGCAGATCAATGCGCATGAGGCGGTGCAGGCCGCGACCGCGGCCGTCTCGGACATGAGCCAGTTCTGCAAGCGCCAGCCGCAGGCCTGCGAGGTCGGCGGCCAGGCGGCGACCGTGATCGGTCACCGCGCCCAGGAAGGTGCGCGCAAGATCTACCAGATCATCACCGACAAGCCCGAAACCGCAGAGAAGCCGACCGCCGCCGACAAGTTCATCGGCCCGGTGAAGCCCGCCAGTCTCAACAGGCGCGCCAACGATCAAACCGGCTCGATCGATCCGCCGGCGGTCGAGGAGGTTCCCGCAAGCGACGCTCCGGCCGACACGCTCTCCGCCGATGATCTCGCCGCCGAATGGCATCTGCCGACGACGCCCTGA
- a CDS encoding SufE family protein, with the protein MTIDDIRDNFALLDDWDDRYRYVIELGRTLAPMPEDEHSAANKVQGCASQVWLSKHVDGSRAVPVLNYLGDSDAHIVRGLIAILLTLYSGRTPQEIMTIDAPAVFEELGFREHLTPQRSNGLRSMVERIRRDAREALAAAS; encoded by the coding sequence ATGACGATCGACGATATCCGCGACAATTTTGCCCTGCTGGACGATTGGGACGACCGCTACCGATACGTGATCGAGCTCGGCCGCACCCTGGCGCCGATGCCCGAGGACGAGCACTCCGCCGCCAACAAGGTGCAGGGCTGCGCGAGCCAGGTCTGGCTGTCGAAGCACGTCGATGGCAGCCGCGCCGTGCCGGTGCTGAACTATCTCGGCGACAGCGATGCCCACATCGTCCGCGGCCTGATCGCGATCCTGCTGACGCTCTATTCGGGACGGACGCCGCAGGAGATCATGACCATCGATGCGCCCGCCGTGTTCGAGGAACTCGGATTCCGCGAGCACCTCACGCCGCAGCGCTCCAATGGCCTGCGCTCGATGGTGGAGCGCATCCGCCGGGACGCTCGCGAAGCGCTCGCTGCGGCATCCTGA
- a CDS encoding MucR family transcriptional regulator, producing MTEAAGKSFIDLTADIVSAYLSNNPTPAAEIPSLISQVHAALTRVAAGRSEPAPEPARPAVPVKKSIHPDYLVCLEDGKRFKSLRRHLRTQYNMTPEQYRDKWNLPADYPMVAPNYAVTRSQLAKKMGLGQQRPEREK from the coding sequence ATGACCGAAGCGGCCGGCAAGAGCTTTATCGATCTGACGGCCGACATCGTCTCGGCCTATCTCAGCAACAACCCGACTCCGGCGGCGGAGATTCCCTCGCTCATCAGCCAGGTGCATGCCGCGCTCACGCGCGTTGCGGCCGGGCGCAGCGAGCCGGCGCCCGAGCCGGCCCGGCCCGCCGTCCCGGTGAAGAAGTCGATCCATCCGGACTATCTGGTCTGTCTCGAAGACGGCAAGCGCTTCAAGTCGCTGCGGCGGCATCTGCGCACGCAGTACAACATGACCCCGGAGCAGTATCGCGACAAATGGAACCTGCCCGCGGACTATCCGATGGTGGCACCCAACTACGCGGTGACCCGGTCGCAGCTCGCCAAGAAAATGGGCCTGGGACAGCAGCGCCCGGAGCGTGAGAAGTAG
- a CDS encoding glycosyltransferase family 39 protein: MTSITTSVLETPTRRTLERTCDDLAMFVLAAVAVVAGLTFRDYGLGWDDYTHAEYADLLLRMYGSGFRDQAALSFANLYMYGGGFDMVAALLHKILPLELFETRRLVGAVVGLIGLAVTWRLARRIGGAVAGVAALLLLALCPIFYGHMFMNPKDAPFAVAMVVLLMGLVRLADEYPYPSPRTILILGLGAGFAIGSRILGGMAVVYAMVGFMPLFMEEYRKQGPREAIRRFAQVLYMLIPGLILGYLIMGLIWPWSIIEPANPFRALTYFSHFFEKPWKEMFDGALVSVPDMPWSYLPTLFALQLPELMIALFAAGAVASLMSLSRPDMPARQKSILLMLTLAATLPILIAIVKRPALYNGIRHFVFVIPPMAVLGGVAFSWLLSWLNADERRSWQPVAIAAFGFGLLLPLAEMIRLHPYQYTHFNYIAGTVREADTRFMLDYWGLALKQASDGLKEQLDERQEVPPIGHKWKVAVCGPQRPAQVALGPDFTIGWDSHAADFAMTLGEFYCKGLTAPVMVEIKRDDVVFARVYDIRGRSISSLLSIPAP, translated from the coding sequence ATGACATCGATAACCACTTCGGTCCTCGAGACGCCGACACGGCGGACACTCGAGCGGACTTGTGACGATCTTGCCATGTTCGTGCTCGCCGCCGTCGCGGTGGTGGCCGGACTGACGTTCCGCGATTATGGCCTCGGCTGGGACGACTACACCCATGCCGAATACGCCGATCTGTTGCTGCGCATGTACGGTTCCGGGTTCAGGGACCAGGCGGCGCTCTCGTTCGCCAACCTCTATATGTACGGCGGCGGCTTCGACATGGTTGCAGCCCTGCTGCACAAGATCCTGCCGCTGGAACTGTTCGAGACACGCCGGCTGGTCGGCGCGGTCGTCGGCCTGATCGGCCTCGCCGTGACCTGGCGCCTGGCGCGCCGAATCGGCGGCGCCGTGGCCGGTGTCGCAGCCCTGCTGCTCCTGGCGCTGTGCCCGATCTTCTACGGCCACATGTTCATGAACCCGAAGGATGCGCCCTTCGCGGTCGCCATGGTGGTGCTGCTGATGGGGCTCGTCCGGCTCGCCGACGAATATCCCTACCCGTCGCCGCGCACGATCCTGATCCTCGGCCTCGGGGCCGGGTTTGCAATCGGCTCGCGCATCCTGGGCGGCATGGCCGTCGTCTATGCGATGGTCGGCTTTATGCCGCTGTTCATGGAGGAATACCGCAAGCAAGGGCCCCGCGAGGCGATCCGCCGCTTTGCCCAAGTGCTCTACATGCTCATCCCGGGCCTGATCCTCGGCTACCTGATCATGGGCCTGATCTGGCCGTGGTCGATCATCGAACCGGCCAACCCGTTCCGGGCCCTGACCTATTTCTCGCACTTCTTCGAGAAGCCCTGGAAGGAGATGTTCGACGGTGCGCTGGTCTCGGTGCCGGACATGCCGTGGTCCTATCTGCCCACTTTGTTCGCGCTGCAGCTGCCGGAGCTGATGATCGCCCTCTTCGCGGCCGGCGCGGTGGCGTCACTGATGTCGCTGTCGCGGCCCGACATGCCGGCGCGACAGAAGAGCATCCTCCTGATGCTGACGCTGGCAGCCACGCTGCCGATCCTGATTGCGATCGTCAAACGCCCTGCGCTCTACAACGGCATCCGGCATTTCGTGTTCGTGATCCCGCCGATGGCGGTGCTCGGCGGCGTCGCGTTCTCCTGGCTGCTGTCGTGGCTCAATGCCGACGAACGCCGCAGCTGGCAGCCGGTCGCCATCGCCGCGTTCGGCTTCGGCCTGCTGCTGCCGCTGGCCGAGATGATCCGGCTGCACCCCTATCAATACACCCACTTCAACTACATCGCCGGCACCGTGCGCGAAGCCGATACGCGCTTCATGCTGGATTATTGGGGGCTGGCGCTGAAGCAGGCCTCGGACGGACTCAAGGAACAGCTCGACGAGCGCCAGGAGGTCCCGCCGATCGGACACAAATGGAAGGTCGCGGTCTGCGGTCCGCAGCGGCCGGCCCAGGTCGCGCTCGGCCCCGACTTCACGATCGGCTGGGACAGCCATGCCGCCGACTTCGCGATGACGCTCGGCGAGTTCTACTGCAAGGGACTGACCGCCCCGGTGATGGTCGAGATCAAGCGCGACGACGTCGTGTTCGCCCGCGTCTACGACATCCGCGGCCGCAGCATTTCCAGCCTGCTGTCGATCCCGGCGCCCTGA
- a CDS encoding class II aldolase/adducin family protein has protein sequence MSPAEARLKEVPSNMTEAEWSQRVNLAAAYRLVAMFGWDDLVDTHISARVPGPEHHFLINPYGLLFEEITASSLIKVDLYGNQLSESEYSINPAGFTIHSAIHEVREDAGCVIHLHTIDGVAVSSCADGLLPLNQIAQYVTHDLAYHDYEGVALDHDERPRLQHDLGTKNHMLLRNHGTLTVGRSVASAFERMYHLERACSIQVRTRTLGPTAYPVRDEVVDKNAKLFDNQDRVELRSNQLVWPPLLRKLDRVNPGYRN, from the coding sequence ATGTCGCCAGCGGAAGCCCGCCTGAAGGAAGTGCCGTCGAACATGACGGAAGCGGAATGGTCGCAGCGGGTCAACCTCGCCGCCGCCTATCGCCTGGTGGCGATGTTCGGCTGGGACGATCTGGTCGACACCCATATCTCGGCCCGCGTGCCCGGCCCCGAGCACCATTTCCTGATCAACCCCTACGGCCTGCTGTTCGAGGAGATCACGGCTTCGAGCCTGATCAAGGTCGACCTGTACGGCAACCAGCTGTCCGAGAGCGAGTACAGCATCAATCCCGCCGGCTTCACCATCCATTCTGCGATCCACGAGGTGCGCGAGGATGCCGGCTGCGTCATCCATCTCCACACCATCGACGGCGTCGCCGTGTCGAGCTGCGCCGATGGCCTGCTGCCGCTGAACCAGATCGCGCAATACGTCACCCACGACCTCGCCTATCACGACTACGAAGGCGTAGCGCTGGACCATGACGAGCGGCCGCGGCTGCAGCACGACCTCGGTACCAAGAACCACATGCTGCTGCGCAATCACGGCACGCTGACCGTCGGACGCTCGGTCGCCTCCGCCTTCGAGCGCATGTATCACCTGGAGCGCGCCTGCTCGATCCAGGTCCGCACCCGCACGCTGGGACCCACCGCCTATCCGGTCCGCGACGAGGTCGTCGACAAGAACGCGAAGCTGTTCGACAACCAGGATCGCGTCGAGCTGCGCTCCAATCAGCTGGTCTGGCCGCCGCTCCTGCGCAAGCTCGATCGCGTCAACCCCGGCTACCGGAATTGA
- a CDS encoding Hsp20 family protein: MRTYDFTPLWRSTVGFDRLFDMLDETQRAVEDNYPPCNIERIGDDRYQISLALAGFAPDELAITAEHNVLTVEGRKADKEAREYLYQGISSRPFKRQFNLADYVQVTKASFDNGLLRIELVREIPEAMKPRRIAIGTAPLEQIATQKAA, from the coding sequence ATGAGGACCTACGACTTCACCCCGCTGTGGCGTTCGACCGTCGGCTTCGATCGGCTGTTCGACATGCTCGACGAGACGCAGCGCGCAGTCGAGGACAACTACCCCCCTTGCAACATCGAGCGGATCGGCGACGACCGCTACCAGATTTCGCTGGCGCTCGCCGGCTTCGCGCCGGACGAACTGGCGATCACGGCCGAGCACAACGTGCTCACGGTGGAAGGCCGCAAGGCCGACAAGGAGGCCCGTGAATACCTGTACCAGGGCATCTCGTCGCGGCCTTTCAAGCGGCAGTTCAATCTGGCCGACTACGTGCAGGTGACGAAGGCCTCGTTCGACAACGGCCTGCTGCGGATCGAACTGGTGCGCGAGATCCCCGAGGCCATGAAGCCGCGCCGCATTGCGATCGGCACGGCGCCGCTCGAGCAGATCGCGACGCAGAAGGCCGCCTGA
- a CDS encoding trypsin-like peptidase domain-containing protein — MQLLPSLRPILLGPAFLFCLAIGPTLAQIPDLKLGRVPTLAPLVKEVTPAVVNISVEGKIRQDNPLYQNPRSRDFADVPKQVERQVSATGSGVIVDAQRGYVMTANHVVEHADVAQIRTKDGRKFAARLVGRDPATDIALLQIDDPTDLRAIALGNSDALEVGDFVIAVGNPFGLGQTVTSGLVSALGRTGLGKQGYEDFIQTDAAINPGNSGGALISLRGELIGINTAIISPGGGNVGIGFAVPINMARRVMEQLVQSGRVDRGRIGVTLLDLDSPSDGRVQGARVADVSAGSPAERAGLRKGDIIVKANDMPVRSATQVRNLIGLTPVGQRVRLVFERDRALGNATVEVAPVAEERARVRSSG, encoded by the coding sequence ATGCAGCTGCTGCCCTCTCTCCGGCCCATCCTGCTGGGGCCGGCCTTCCTGTTTTGCCTGGCGATCGGCCCGACCCTGGCCCAGATTCCCGACCTCAAGCTCGGCCGCGTCCCGACACTCGCGCCACTGGTCAAGGAGGTCACCCCGGCGGTCGTCAACATCTCGGTCGAGGGCAAGATCCGACAGGACAATCCGCTCTACCAGAACCCGCGATCCCGCGACTTCGCCGACGTCCCCAAGCAGGTCGAAAGGCAGGTCAGCGCCACCGGCTCGGGCGTGATCGTCGATGCCCAGCGCGGCTATGTCATGACGGCCAACCACGTCGTCGAACATGCCGACGTGGCGCAGATCAGGACCAAGGACGGCCGCAAATTCGCCGCGCGCCTCGTCGGGCGTGATCCCGCAACCGACATCGCGCTGCTGCAGATCGACGATCCGACCGATCTCAGGGCCATCGCGCTCGGCAACAGCGACGCGCTCGAAGTCGGCGACTTCGTGATCGCAGTCGGCAATCCGTTCGGCCTCGGCCAGACCGTCACCTCGGGCCTCGTCAGCGCGCTCGGACGTACGGGACTCGGCAAACAGGGCTATGAGGATTTCATCCAGACCGACGCCGCCATCAACCCCGGCAATTCCGGCGGCGCGCTGATCAGTCTGCGCGGCGAGCTGATCGGCATCAACACCGCGATCATCTCGCCTGGCGGCGGTAATGTCGGCATCGGCTTTGCCGTGCCGATCAACATGGCGCGCCGTGTCATGGAGCAGCTGGTGCAGAGCGGGCGCGTGGACCGCGGCCGCATCGGCGTCACCCTGCTCGACCTGGACTCACCGAGCGACGGCCGCGTTCAAGGCGCGCGCGTTGCGGACGTCAGCGCCGGCTCGCCCGCCGAGCGCGCCGGCCTGCGCAAGGGCGACATCATCGTGAAGGCAAATGACATGCCCGTGCGCAGCGCCACCCAGGTCCGCAACCTCATCGGCCTGACGCCGGTCGGCCAGCGCGTTCGTCTGGTGTTCGAGCGCGACCGCGCGCTCGGCAATGCGACCGTGGAGGTCGCGCCGGTGGCGGAGGAGCGCGCGCGTGTGCGTAGCTCGGGCTGA
- a CDS encoding GGDEF domain-containing protein translates to MRGDGLAFSLPRWRVVRWLADPGYPVSHDVRLALIGELYGCWSVFAGGAINTIAVAAALALRTPTAPFIGWFILEVVICLSRLMVMMTAYRRAREQRSTPTDLHIVLAVAWSASVGLGVGVSLASADWVAASLACISAAAMVGGICFRNFSAPRVAGTMILCSIGPVLPGVAISHEPLLFAMYLQMPVYFLAMTGAAFRLNKMLVAVMHAKRESDERARLDPLTGLNNRTGLIDALQSRLASTTGGQRNFAVLYLDLDGFKPVNDTFGHAAGDELLKIVAATLREIVSPADVIARIGGDEFVVLADDPAIDHALALGERIIEVMTAPMTLPGGARINIGVSVGIATSPDHGADPESLLFAADAALYEAKSNGKSCWRLASAEANLAALRKIAGNDPTAKSVASAA, encoded by the coding sequence ATGCGGGGTGATGGTCTGGCTTTCAGTTTGCCACGCTGGCGCGTCGTGCGCTGGCTGGCAGACCCGGGATATCCGGTGTCGCACGACGTTCGTCTTGCGTTGATCGGCGAGCTCTATGGCTGCTGGTCGGTTTTTGCGGGGGGCGCCATCAACACCATCGCGGTCGCTGCAGCGCTCGCGCTCCGCACGCCGACCGCTCCCTTCATCGGATGGTTCATCCTGGAAGTCGTGATCTGCCTGTCACGGCTGATGGTGATGATGACGGCCTATCGGCGGGCGCGTGAGCAGCGCTCGACTCCTACCGATCTGCATATCGTGCTTGCGGTCGCGTGGAGCGCCAGCGTCGGCCTTGGCGTCGGCGTCAGCCTGGCGTCCGCCGACTGGGTCGCAGCTTCGCTCGCCTGCATTTCCGCGGCAGCCATGGTCGGCGGCATCTGCTTCCGCAATTTCAGTGCGCCGCGCGTCGCCGGCACGATGATCCTGTGCAGCATCGGCCCGGTGCTCCCCGGCGTCGCCATCTCGCACGAGCCGCTGCTGTTTGCGATGTATCTGCAGATGCCGGTGTACTTCCTGGCGATGACCGGCGCAGCCTTCCGCCTCAACAAGATGCTGGTGGCGGTCATGCATGCCAAACGTGAAAGCGACGAGCGGGCGCGGCTCGATCCGCTCACGGGCCTGAACAACCGCACCGGCCTGATCGACGCGCTGCAGAGCCGCCTCGCGAGCACGACCGGCGGACAGCGGAACTTCGCCGTCCTCTATCTCGATCTCGACGGCTTCAAGCCCGTCAACGACACGTTCGGCCATGCCGCAGGCGACGAGCTGCTGAAGATCGTCGCCGCGACGCTGCGCGAAATCGTCTCTCCGGCCGACGTCATCGCCCGCATCGGCGGCGACGAGTTCGTCGTGCTTGCCGATGATCCGGCGATCGATCACGCCTTGGCGCTCGGCGAGCGCATCATCGAGGTGATGACGGCGCCGATGACGCTGCCGGGCGGCGCCCGAATCAACATCGGCGTGAGCGTCGGCATCGCCACGTCGCCCGATCACGGCGCAGATCCCGAATCCTTGTTGTTTGCTGCGGATGCCGCGCTTTACGAAGCCAAGTCGAACGGCAAGTCGTGCTGGCGGCTGGCCTCCGCCGAGGCCAATCTCGCAGCCTTGCGCAAGATCGCGGGCAACGACCCGACAGCAAAGTCAGTCGCCAGCGCAGCTTGA
- a CDS encoding M20/M25/M40 family metallo-hydrolase has product MANAQLQSVLDHIDADFDNSLERLFALIRIKSISADPAFAADCKAAADHLAKDLTTVGFATEVRPTAGHPAIVGKSNGHGAAKPHVLFYGHYDVQPVDPLELWHRPPFEPVVADHADGRKIIVARGAEDDKGQLMTFVEACRAWKKVTGSLPLDVTVLIEGEEEVGSKNFVPFLEENKDEFKADFALVCDTGMWDPNTPAITTSLRGLLYEEVKIKAANRDLHSGVFGGGARNPIRVLTEVLGGLFDADGRITIPGFYDGVKDVPPEVLEQWKKLNLTPESFLKPIGLSIPAGEKDRLLIEQISSRPTCDINGIWGGYIGEGSKTVIPSLAHAKVSFRLVEGQDPLKIRKAFRDYVSARIPADCSVEFGDHSAGAAIALDWTMKPLAAAKQALTEEWGKETILMGSGASIPIVTDFKKTLGLDSLLVGFGLDDDNIHSPNEKYDLKSYHKGIRSWARILAALAEMPR; this is encoded by the coding sequence ATGGCCAATGCGCAGCTTCAATCCGTTCTCGATCACATCGATGCCGATTTCGACAACAGCCTGGAGCGGCTGTTTGCGCTGATCCGCATCAAGTCGATCTCGGCCGATCCGGCATTCGCGGCAGACTGCAAGGCTGCGGCCGACCACCTCGCCAAGGATCTCACGACGGTCGGTTTCGCCACCGAGGTGCGCCCGACGGCGGGCCATCCGGCCATCGTCGGCAAGAGCAACGGCCACGGCGCAGCCAAGCCGCATGTGCTGTTCTACGGCCATTATGACGTGCAGCCGGTCGATCCGCTCGAGCTCTGGCATCGTCCGCCGTTCGAGCCCGTGGTCGCCGACCATGCCGATGGCCGCAAGATCATCGTCGCGCGCGGTGCCGAGGACGACAAGGGCCAGCTGATGACCTTCGTCGAGGCCTGCCGGGCCTGGAAGAAGGTGACGGGGTCGCTGCCGCTCGACGTCACCGTGCTGATCGAAGGCGAGGAGGAGGTCGGCTCGAAGAACTTCGTGCCGTTCCTCGAGGAGAACAAGGACGAGTTCAAGGCCGACTTCGCCCTGGTCTGCGACACCGGCATGTGGGACCCGAACACGCCGGCGATCACGACCTCGCTGCGTGGGCTCCTTTACGAAGAAGTGAAGATCAAGGCCGCCAATCGCGACCTGCATTCGGGCGTGTTCGGCGGCGGCGCGCGCAATCCGATCCGAGTGCTGACCGAGGTTCTCGGTGGCCTGTTCGATGCCGATGGCCGCATCACCATCCCCGGCTTCTACGACGGCGTGAAGGACGTGCCGCCCGAGGTTCTGGAGCAGTGGAAGAAGCTGAACCTTACGCCCGAGAGCTTCCTCAAGCCGATCGGGCTGTCGATCCCCGCCGGAGAGAAGGACCGCCTGCTGATCGAGCAGATCTCGTCGCGGCCGACCTGCGACATCAACGGCATCTGGGGCGGCTATATCGGCGAGGGCTCGAAGACGGTGATCCCGTCGCTGGCCCATGCGAAGGTCTCGTTCCGCCTGGTCGAGGGCCAGGACCCGCTGAAGATCCGCAAGGCGTTCCGCGACTATGTGTCGGCGCGAATTCCCGCCGACTGCTCGGTCGAGTTCGGCGATCATTCAGCGGGAGCTGCGATCGCGCTCGATTGGACCATGAAGCCGCTCGCCGCCGCCAAGCAGGCGCTGACCGAGGAGTGGGGCAAGGAAACCATCCTGATGGGCTCGGGCGCCTCGATCCCGATCGTCACCGACTTCAAGAAGACGCTCGGTCTCGACTCGCTCTTGGTCGGCTTCGGTCTCGACGACGACAACATCCATTCGCCGAACGAGAAGTACGACCTCAAGAGCTACCACAAGGGCATCCGCTCCTGGGCCCGCATCCTCGCGGCGCTTGCGGAGATGCCGCGGTAG
- a CDS encoding glycosyltransferase family 87 protein has protein sequence MPHKSRVLKWPSLLVPVDILFLLCSILLAADVLVPELLGSGKTKDYPLWYWAGQQVLQGNDLYPKNLGDYFDFLYPPLPAVLLAVPAWFGKVALYACLSLLNVIAWWMTGQFSHTMTGSGRVPAPWLYFLPAFVTISFVFDMFDLGQPNLMLLALMLYGFWLMQQARPWFAGSMFALATAIKVFPVAVLPYLVWRRQWAAAASMIAFTLVLLFVVPAPVRGLQHNAAELKTWYQAMVGASSEKGFGQRDEQNWSWVNQSIIAMTHRLTRPVNYNQDDPSRPVRTMNVVDISFSAANLVVLVVCAVLGLAFVLVIPAEKRRTARSDAEELGLLFCLMTVASPLAREYYFIWLFFPITVLMHRAAFDPRPAVRMATWLSLGGAGILMLLALPLFPRDFQAWGNNLAATFLIAGALAWHMRHPLAPQEAGPDRATELQASQ, from the coding sequence ATGCCTCACAAGTCGCGTGTATTGAAATGGCCGTCACTGCTCGTGCCGGTCGACATCCTGTTCCTTCTCTGCAGCATTCTGCTCGCGGCTGACGTGCTGGTCCCGGAGCTCTTGGGCAGCGGCAAGACGAAGGACTACCCGCTGTGGTATTGGGCCGGACAGCAGGTGCTGCAGGGCAACGACCTCTATCCGAAGAATCTGGGCGACTATTTTGACTTTCTCTATCCGCCGCTGCCCGCCGTGCTGCTCGCCGTCCCGGCGTGGTTCGGCAAGGTCGCACTGTACGCCTGCCTGTCGCTGCTGAACGTCATCGCATGGTGGATGACAGGGCAGTTCTCGCACACGATGACCGGATCGGGCCGGGTGCCCGCTCCGTGGCTGTATTTCCTGCCGGCCTTCGTCACCATCAGTTTCGTGTTCGACATGTTCGATCTCGGACAGCCAAACCTGATGTTGCTGGCGCTGATGCTGTATGGATTCTGGCTCATGCAGCAGGCGCGCCCCTGGTTCGCCGGCAGCATGTTTGCGCTCGCGACGGCCATCAAGGTGTTTCCGGTCGCGGTATTGCCGTATCTCGTCTGGCGGCGGCAATGGGCGGCGGCCGCCAGCATGATCGCGTTTACGCTGGTGCTCCTGTTCGTGGTGCCCGCACCGGTGCGCGGTCTGCAGCACAACGCTGCGGAACTGAAGACCTGGTACCAGGCGATGGTCGGCGCGAGCTCCGAGAAAGGTTTTGGCCAGCGCGACGAGCAGAACTGGTCCTGGGTCAACCAATCGATCATCGCGATGACCCACCGGCTGACGCGTCCGGTCAACTACAATCAGGACGATCCGTCCCGTCCAGTCCGCACGATGAACGTGGTCGACATCTCCTTCTCGGCCGCCAACCTCGTCGTGCTCGTGGTCTGTGCGGTGCTCGGCCTTGCCTTCGTGCTCGTCATCCCCGCCGAGAAGCGGCGAACCGCGCGCTCTGACGCCGAGGAACTTGGCCTCCTGTTCTGTCTCATGACGGTCGCCTCGCCGCTGGCGCGGGAATACTACTTCATATGGTTGTTCTTTCCGATCACCGTGCTGATGCACCGGGCGGCGTTCGACCCGCGGCCGGCGGTGAGAATGGCGACATGGCTCTCGCTCGGGGGAGCGGGCATCCTGATGTTGCTGGCGCTGCCGCTGTTCCCGAGGGACTTCCAGGCCTGGGGCAACAATCTCGCTGCGACGTTCTTGATCGCCGGCGCGCTGGCCTGGCACATGCGGCATCCGCTCGCGCCGCAGGAGGCTGGCCCGGACCGCGCAACGGAGCTACAAGCGAGCCAATAG